The stretch of DNA GATCAGGGCCCAGCGGgacatttctgattctgacggTATGAAGCAGAACCTTGTGATATCTGTGAAAGATAACGGACAGCCCTCTATGTCTACAACCTGTGCTGTTTACCTACTGATATCAGATAACCTGGCTGAGGTTCCAGAGTTGAAAGACATGTCTTACGAGGGGAAGGATTCTAAACTAACTTCCTACTTGATCATCGCTCTGGTGTCCGTCTCCACCTTTTTCCTGACTTTCATCATTCTCATCCTGGCCGTGAGGTTTTGCCGCAGGAGGAAACCTAGACTGTTGTTTGATGGAGCTGTGGCCATTCCCAGCGCGTATTTCCCTCCTAACTATGCAGAGGTGGATGGAACAGGAACGCTGCGGAGTTCTTACAATTATGACGCTTACCTGACAACGGGCTCACGCACCAGTGACTTCAAGTTTGTCAGATCTTACAACGACAACACGCTGCCAGCCGAAATGACACTAAAAAAGAGTCCAGATCATTTTATGGAAGGAAGTATCACCAAACTGAATACAGCAGGAGAATCTAATGAGGTAAGAACCCTTTAATCCTGTCTGTGGTGAATGAAATGAGCAGAGATGCAGCTCCACATTTTGTCTAACCGCATAACAATGAGCTTAAATTAATAGTTGTTCTATCTATTTGGCGGACTGCATATTGAATATATTGAGGACGGTTTTTTACATGTCAACATGATACATTTAACTTGTTATAACATTACATGTAAGAACAAGAGGTTTTATCTTGTCTGAATTTCAACTTGGTCTACATGAATGGAACAATGGCTTTTTTGCGTGGGGAAAAAAATGTCAACTTATACAATatttttttcgttttcattgCCATGCAGATAGGATTTATCAAACCTACTTCATGGCTTTTCTACCGAATGCTTTTGTATGTCACTATGCCACTTGCGTTGTCGTTACATTCGTCAGGGAAACTTTTGCTGATTTCAGCACCACAACAACCGGACAGCTACCGTATGTTTGTATCAGAGTATTCAAACGAACTTGGTACAGTGCTTGTCATGAAATGAAGCTAGAATGAATGGCATGTCAGTTATTGTTGCCTTAAAGTCTTAATTATCTTAATCATCTTAATGATAGGCATGTTTCGTGTGTATTACTAGTTGATTATTTATCGACCACAACCGAGTTGCAATTTAGAGTTGGTAAATGTGTATAAATGAACTAAAATACATACTTACTGTACAATAAagtatagatgtaaatttgcATCCATAATAAACATAACGTTAGACCTCAGAGTCGTTGATCTCAGTTAATTTGTATTTATGCCACTTTCATCTTGGTAGACTTGCCACCGAGTCTCTTAGTGTGGTATGATAAACACTGTATTCTGCAGTATTAGTAAAGTACACAGAGTGTCGCTATCTACCAGCAAGTGATGTTTCACGTTTCCCTCCACCCACTTATGGGCGCAGATTTCGTGTACGTCGTGATAACGAACAGTGGTGTTTTTGTGATTTAGACGTCAAGATAGAGTGTGCATTTTTGCCTGGATAAACCTTTAAAGGGGGCTCATATTCAGGAATTTTCGACATCTTTCTGGAGAATGGAATACCtgggcctctctgtctctgcaccgATGTTTTGGCTGGCTTTGTTTCCTCTGTTCTTGCGCAGCAGCTATGGAGATTTGACCTATTCTATTCCTGAGGAGATGAAACGTGGGTCGGTGATAGGAAATATAGCCAAAGATCTCGGACTCAATGCTCATGGACTGTTGTCTCGGAAAGCTCGTTTGGATGTGGATGGTGGAAGCAAACGGTATTGTGAAATTAATCTGAACACGGGTGACTTGATCGTGTCTGAAATTTTCGACAGAGAGGAGCTCTGCGGCAGGAAGGTTTCTTGCTCCCAGAAATATGAAATTATATTGGAGAACCCGTTAGAATCACAAAACATCGTTTTACAAATACAAGATATCAATGACAACCCACCAAAATTTGGCAAAGACGTTGTTCGTTTTGATATCCAAGAATCAGTTGTTAAAGGGGCCAGATTCGCTGTTAATCAGGCTCACGACGCAGATATAGGCCTGAATGCTGTCCAGAGCTACACATTACAAAGGAACAACCATTTCAGTTTGGCCGTTCATACTAATCCCGGAGGTGGAAAGTATGGGGAGTTAGTTTTAGAGAACGAATTAGATCGTGAAAAAGAGCAGGATGTAACGTTAATTCTTACAGCAGTTGACGGAGGGACACCGCAGAGATCCGGTACTGTCGTTATACACGTCACCGTGCTTGACGCTAACGATAACAAACCCGTCTTTAGTCAGAATGTGTATAAGGTGAATCTGCCTGAAAACTCCCTTAAAGGTTCTGTTATAATTACTGTATCTGCTACTGATGCAGATGAGGGGGCAAACGGGGAAGTAACTTATGCATTTGGGCCCGTTTCTGAGAAACTGAGCGAGCTATTTTCTCTTGATATAAAAACTGGGGATATAAGCATTGTCGGAGAGATAGACTTTGAAAAAGAGTCCACACATGAATTGAGCATCCAAGCTAAAGATAACTTTGGGCTGACTTCCTTTGCCAATGTTATCGTTGAAATAACTGACGTTAATGACAATATCCCTGTTATTTCTCTAAAATCTCTTACTAATCCCATCCCTGAAAACGTGTTAACAGGCACAGAGGTGGGCATCATTAATGTACAGGATAAAGACTCTGGTGTCAATAAACAGGTCCGCTGCTACATCCAGCAGAATGTTCCTTTCAAACTAAACCCCTCCATTAAAAACTACTATTCCTTAGTAACTACCAGTGAATTAGACCGTGAGCTGATATCAGATTATAACATAACTATCACTGCTACTGACGAGGGCTCTCCACCTTTATCCTCCTCAAAGACTATTCATTTATCTGTCTCTGACGTCAATGACAACCCTCCTGTGTTTGAAGAACAATCCTACAGCGCCTAtgtgagtgaaaataacaagccTGGCTCCTCCATATGTTCTGTTACTGCCAGAGACCCAGACTGGAGACAGAACGGCACAGTGGTCTATTCTCTAGTGCCCAGTGAGGTCAACGGTGTCCCCATGTCTTCATATGTATCCATTAACGGAGACACAGGGGTGATCCATGCAGTGAGAGCATTTGATTATGAACAGTTTAGGAGCTTCAAGGTCCGGATTGTAGCCAGAGACAACGGTTCCCCTCCACTCAGCAGTAACGTGACTGTGAGTGTCTTCGTAGCAGATCAGAATGACAACTCTCCCCAGATATTATACCCTGCTCCAGCAGGGAACTCCTTGATGACTGAGATGGTCCCCAAAGCTGCTCTGGCAGGGTCCCTGGTTTCCAAGGTGATAGCTGTGGATGCTGACTCTGGCCAGAACGCCTGGCTTTCCTATCAGATTGTTaaatccaccgatccaggactttTCACTATCGGTCTCCACAGTGGAGAGATCAGGGCCCAGCGGgacatttctgattctgacggTATGAAGCAGAACCTTGTGATATCTGTGAAAGATAACGGACAGCCCTCTATGTCTACAACCTGTGCTGTTTACCTACTGATATCAGATAATCTGGCTGAGGTTCCAGAGCTGAAAGATATGTCTTACGAGGGGAAGGATTCTAAACTGACTTCCTACTTGATCATCGCTCTGGTGTCCGTCTCCACCTTTTTCCTGACTTTCATCATTCTCATCCTGGCCGTGAGGTTTTGCCGCAGGAGGAAACCTAGACTGTTGTTTGATGGAGCTGTGGCCATTCCCAGCGCGTATTTCCCTCCTAACTATGCAGAGGTGGATGGAACAGGAACGCTGCGGAGTTCTTACAATTATGACGCTTACCTGACAACGGGCTCACGCACCAGTGACTTCAAGTTTGTCAGATCTTACAACGACAACACGCTGCCAGCCGAAATGACACTAAAAAAGAGTCCAGATCATTTTATGGAAGGAAGTATCACAACACTGAACACAACAGGAGAATCTATCGAGGTAAGAACCTTTCATGGAGATTTTGTTTGTGGTACATAACATAAGCAGGATGTACTGCACAGTCTGCTGAAACGAATGATCACCTAATAGTCAATTTTCAATGCAATTGGTGAAATTCATATTAAACGTATACATACGTTTATTCTTTGTCAACATGCTTTGATTCACTAATTTCAACTTTTCATTAAGAACAAGAGGGGTCAATACGTCTTAATTTCAACCTGGTGATCTAAACTATGAAGGCATGGATTTACTGTATTTGGAAAAAAAAGTCAACTTTTAATTATTAATATTTTTGCTTCATATTCCTTGTCATTTAGATAGAATTAATCACAACTACCTCATGATTATCTCTaaataatgtttttgtgtgcCACTGTGCCACTTGCGCTTCGTCAGGGAAACGTGCCGTTTTCAGCACCATAACAACCGGAAAGCTACCGTATGTTTCGTCAGTCTATTCAAAGTAACTTGACACAGTGCTCTTCTTGAAGTGAAGCTGTAATGGACAACGTGTTTGTTATTGTAAGCGTCTTTCACACATTTGTTATGAATAGTCTTATCAAGTATCTTAATTACAGGCATGTGGGTAATAACAAGTGAGTGATTCACCGAACAAAACCGAGTTCTAAGTCAAAGTTGATACAAGTTTATGAAACATTACTTCTAATGAAAGCATAAATCTTGCTTTTGTattcaaaataaatataaaatcagATCAGAGAGTCGTGGATCTCAGTTAAATAGAAGGTTTGGCACCACTTTCATCTTGGGAGACTTAGGTGATTGTGGTATGGTTGACActgttttctgtagttttagTAAAGTACACAGAGGGTCGCTATCTACCAGCAAGTGATGTTTGACGTTTCTCTCCACCCACTTATGGACAAAGATTTCGTGTACGTCGTGATAAGAATAGTggtgatttggtcatttagacGACGAGGTGGAGTGTATATGTTTCCCTGATTAAACTGTGTAGGAGTAATAACTTGAGGAATTGTTTAAATATTTATGGAGAATGGAATACCtgggcctctctgtctctgcaccgATGTTTTGGCTGGctttcttttctctgctcttGCGCAGCAGCTATGGAGATGTGACCTATTCTATATCTGAGGAGATGAAACGCGGGTCGGTAATTGGAAATATAGCCAAGGATCTCGGACTCGATGCTAAAGGACTATTATCACGGAAAGCTCGCTTGGATGTTGATGGTAGAAGCAAACGGTATTGTGACATTAATCTGAACACGGGTGAATTGATCGTCGCTGAAATGATAGACAGAGAGCAGCTCTGCGGCAGGAGGCTTTCCTGTTCTTTGAAATATGAAATGGTCCTGGAGAACCCGTTAGAGTCACATAACATCGTGTTGCAGATACAAGATATCAATGATAATGCTCCACAATTTGTGCAAGAGATGGTTAAGTTCGAGATCAGAGAATCTGCAGACAAAGGCGCTCGCTTTGCTGTAAATCAGGCACTTGACGCAGACATAGGCGTTAACGGAGTCCAAAGCTACACATTACAAAGAAACGAACACTTTAGTTTAGCGGTTCGTACTAATCCAAGGGGGGGAAAGCATGGGGAACTTGTTTTAGAAAATGAATTAGATCGCGAAAATCAGCAAGAATTGACGTTAATGCTAACAGCTGTTGATGGTGGAACTCCACCGAGATCCGGCACTGTCATTGTACACATCACTGTGTTAGACGCTAATGATAACAAACCAGTATTTAGTGAAAGTGAATATAAAGTCAGCTTGCCTGAAAACTCCCCAATAGGTTACGTTGTAATAACTGTGTCTGCCACAGACGCAGATGAGGGATTGAACGGGGAAGTGACGTACGAATTTGGTCCAATTACAGACGATGTTAAGAAATTATTTTCTCTCAACGGTAAAACAGGTGAAATAAGCGTAGTCGGAGAGATAGATTTTGAAAAGGAGTCAATTTATGATTTCAGTGTACAAGCTAAAGATACATCTGGTCTGACTTCTTTTACCAATGTTATAGTCGAAATAACAGATGTAAACGACAATGCTCCACTTATCTCTATTAAATCTCTGACCAATCCCATCCCTGAGAATGTGTTACCAGGCACAGAGGTGGGCATCATTAATGTACAAGACGAAGATTTTGGTGTCAATAAACAGGTTCACTGCTCCATCCAGCAGAATGTTCCTTTCAAACTAAACCCCTCCATTAAAAACTACTATTCCTTAGTAACTACCAGTGAATTAGACCGTGAACTGATATCAGATTATAACATAACTATCACTGCTACTGACGAGGGGTCTCCACCTTTATCCTCTTCAAAGACTATTCATTTATCTGTCTCTGACGTCAATGACAACCCTCCTGTGTTTGAAGAACAATCCTACAGCGCCTAtatgagtgaaaataacaagccTGGCTCCTCCATATGTTCTGTTACTGCCAGAGACCCAGACTGGAGACAGAACGGCACAGTGGTCTATTCTCTACTGCCCAGTGAGGTCAACGGTGTCCCCGTGTCTTCATATGTATCCATTAACGGAGACACGGGGGTGATCCATGCTCTGAGAGCATTTGATTATGAACAGTTTAGGAGCTTCAAGGTCCAGGTTGTAGCCAGAGACAACGGTTCTCCTCCACTCAGCAGTAATGTGACTGTGAGCGTCTTCGTAGCAGATGAGAATGACAACTCTCCACAGATATTATACCCTGCACCAGCAGGGAACTCCTTGATGACTGAGATGGTCCCCAAAGCTGCTCTGGCAGGGTCCCTGGTTTCCAAGGTGATAGCTGTGGATGCTGACTCTGGCCAGAACGCCTGGCTTTCCTATCAGATTGTGaaatccaccgatccaggactttTCACTATCGGTCTCCACAGTGGAGAGATCAGGGCCCAGCGGgacatttctgattctgacggTATGAAGCAGAACCTTGTGATATCTGTGAAAGATAACGGACGGCCCTCTATGTCTACAACCTGTGCTGTTTACCTACTGATATCAGACAACCTGGCTGAGGTTCCAGAGCTGAAAGACATGTCTTACGAGGGGAAGGATTCTAAGCTGACTTCCTACTTGATCGTCGCTCTTGTGTCCGTCTCCACCTTTTTCCTGACTTTCATCATTCTCATCCTGGCCGTGAGGTTTTGCCGCAGGAGGAAACCTAGACTGTTGTTTGATGGAGCTGTGGCCATTCCCAGCGCGTATTTCCCTCCTAACTATGCAGAGGTGGATGAAACAGGAACGCTGCGGAGTTCTTACAATTATGACGCTTACCTGACAACGGGCTCACGCACCAGTGACTTCAAGTTTGTCAGATCTTACAACGACAACACGCTGCCAGCCGAAATGACACTAAAAAAGAGTCCAGATCATTTTCTGGAAGGAAGTATCACCACACTGAACACAGCAGGGGAATCTAACGAGGTAAGAACTGAAATTCCCATGTGAGAAAAATAATCGTTCATTGTCATGCAGATAGGCTTTGTAAAACAGTACTTAAAATTCTTCCCTACCGAATCCTTTAGTCAGTTGCTGTCTCTAATATCATTTTGTTACTTTAATGACGGAAACTTGCCTTTGTCAGCACCACATTAACCGGACAGCTCCCTTGTGTTTCTGTCAGCTTTTTGAACGTAACATTGCCCTGTGCTTGTCTTCATTAGAGGTTTTACAGAACACAGCGTGTCGGCTGTTCTAGAGTCTTTCACACGTTATTAATGAAATGTTCGACCAATGATTTTTATAATAGGCTTATTTCGTTTGCAATAGACTAGTCACTGATTAATTGTCAACAATCACGTTGCAATAAGGAGTtggtaaatatttatattttcctCGATATGCTGAATATAGTAATGAAACATTATTTGACACGAAAGCCCATATCTTAATTTGCATCCATTATAAACATAACGTAAGACTTCAAAGTCGTTGACGTCAGATACATTTCAGGCTTTGCACAGCTTTCATCTTGGTAGACTCACGCAACATTGAGTCAGTGAGTGTGATATTTTGCACACTGTTTTCTGCAGTTATAGTAAAGTACACAGAGTGTCGCTATCTACCAGCTAGTGATGTTTCACGTTTCTCTCCACCCACTTATGGGCGCAGACTTCGTGTACGTCGTGATTAAGAATAGTGGTGTTTTTGTGATTTAGACGACGAAGTGGAGTGTATATTTTTGCCTGGATAAACCTGTAAGAGAATCACGTGCAGGAATTTTCTACATCTTTCTGGAGAATGGAATACatgggtctctctgtctctgcaccgATGTTTTGGCTGGCtttgtttcctctcctcttgcGCAGTAGCTATGGAGATGTGACCTATTCTATTCCCGAGGAGATGAAACGCGGGTCTGTAATAGGAAATATAGCCAAGGATCTGGGACTTGATGCTAAAGGACTATTTTCTCGGAAAGCTCGCTTGGATGTTGATGGTGATAACAAACGGTATTGTGATATTAACCTGAACTCTGGAGAATTGATCGTCGCAGAAATGATCGACAGAGAGAAGCTTTGCGGCAGGAGACTTTCATGCAACTTAAAATATGAAATGATCATGGAGAACCCGTTAGAATCACATAACATCGTTTTGCAAATACAAGATGTCAATGATAATGCTCCGAAATTCGGGGAAGAAGATGTGAAATTAGAAATCACCGAGTCGGCAATCAAAGGCGCTCGCTTTCCTTTAAATCAGGCGCATGACGCAGACATAGGCCTGAATGCTGTTCAGAGCTACACATTACAAAGGAACGATCACTTTAGTTTAGCTGTTAACACTAATGCTGGAAGTGGAAAACAGAGTGAACTGGTTTTGGAGAAAGAATTAGATCGTGAGGTAGAAAAGGAGGTGACGTTACTACTTACTGCTGTTGACGGAGGGACTCCAGAGAGATCCGGTACTGTTGTTATACACGTCACCGTGCTTGatgctaacgataataaacctgTATTTAGTGAGAACATCTACAAGATTAATCTACCTGAAAACTCCCCTATCGGTTCCGTTGTAATTACAGTGTCTGCTACAGACGCAGATGAGGGGGCAAACGGGGATGTGACGTACGGATTTGGTCCCATTGCAGACGATGCAAAGCAATTATTTTCCCTTAATCCCAAAACAGGTGAAATAAGCATAGTTGGAAAGATCGATTTCGAAAAGGAGTCAATTTATGAATTTATTATCCAAGCCAAAGATAACTCAGGACTGAGTTCCATTTCAAACGTCAGGGTTGAAATAACAGATGTAAATGATAACACCCCAGTTATATCTATTAAATCTCTGACCAATCCGATCCCTGAGAATGTGTTACCAGGCACAGAGGTGGGCATCATTAATGTACAGGATAAAGACTCTGGTGTTAATAAACAGGTCCGCTGCTCCATCCAGCAGAATGTTCCTTTCAAACTAAACCCCTCCATTAAAAACTACTATTCCTTAGTAACTACCAGTGAATTAGACCGTGAGCTGATATCAGATTATAACATAACTATCACTGCTACTGACGAGGGCTCCCCATCTTTATCCTCCTCAAAAAATACTCATTTATCTGTCTCTGACGTCAATGA from Hypomesus transpacificus isolate Combined female chromosome 23, fHypTra1, whole genome shotgun sequence encodes:
- the LOC124485472 gene encoding protocadherin gamma-A11-like, whose protein sequence is MEYLGLSVSAPMFWLAFFSLLLRSSYGDVTYSISEEMKRGSVIGNIAKDLGLDAKGLLSRKARLDVDGRSKRYCDINLNTGELIVAEMIDREQLCGRRLSCSLKYEMVLENPLESHNIVLQIQDINDNAPQFVQEMVKFEIRESADKGARFAVNQALDADIGVNGVQSYTLQRNEHFSLAVRTNPRGGKHGELVLENELDRENQQELTLMLTAVDGGTPPRSGTVIVHITVLDANDNKPVFSESEYKVSLPENSPIGYVVITVSATDADEGLNGEVTYEFGPITDDVKKLFSLNGKTGEISVVGEIDFEKESIYDFSVQAKDTSGLTSFTNVIVEITDVNDNAPLISIKSLTNPIPENVLPGTEVGIINVQDEDFGVNKQVHCSIQQNVPFKLNPSIKNYYSLVTTSELDRELISDYNITITATDEGSPPLSSSKTIHLSVSDVNDNPPVFEEQSYSAYMSENNKPGSSICSVTARDPDWRQNGTVVYSLLPSEVNGVPVSSYVSINGDTGVIHALRAFDYEQFRSFKVQVVARDNGSPPLSSNVTVSVFVADENDNSPQILYPAPAGNSLMTEMVPKAALAGSLVSKVIAVDADSGQNAWLSYQIVKSTDPGLFTIGLHSGEIRAQRDISDSDGMKQNLVISVKDNGRPSMSTTCAVYLLISDNLAEVPELKDMSYEGKDSKLTSYLIVALVSVSTFFLTFIILILAVRFCRRRKPRLLFDGAVAIPSAYFPPNYAEVDETGTLRSSYNYDAYLTTGSRTSDFKFVRSYNDNTLPAEMTLKKSPDHFLEGSITTLNTAGESNEVRTEIPM
- the LOC124484882 gene encoding protocadherin gamma-A11-like isoform X13, producing MEYLGLSVSAPMFWLALFPLFLRSSYGDLTYSIPEEMKRGSVIGNIAKDLGLNAHGLLSRKARLDVDGGSKRYCEINLNTGDLIVSEIFDREELCGRKVSCSQKYEIILENPLESQNIVLQIQDINDNPPKFGKDVVRFDIQESVVKGARFAVNQAHDADIGLNAVQSYTLQRNNHFSLAVHTNPGGGKYGELVLENELDREKEQDVTLILTAVDGGTPQRSGTVVIHVTVLDANDNKPVFSQNVYKVNLPENSLKGSVIITVSATDADEGANGEVTYAFGPVSEKLSELFSLDIKTGDISIVGEIDFEKESTHELSIQAKDNFGLTSFANVIVEITDVNDNIPVISLKSLTNPIPENVLTGTEVGIINVQDKDSGVNKQVRCYIQQNVPFKLNPSIKNYYSLVTTSELDRELISDYNITITATDEGSPPLSSSKTIHLSVSDVNDNPPVFEEQSYSAYVSENNKPGSSICSVTARDPDWRQNGTVVYSLVPSEVNGVPMSSYVSINGDTGVIHAVRAFDYEQFRSFKVRIVARDNGSPPLSSNVTVSVFVADQNDNSPQILYPAPAGNSLMTEMVPKAALAGSLVSKVIAVDADSGQNAWLSYQIVKSTDPGLFTIGLHSGEIRAQRDISDSDGMKQNLVISVKDNGQPSMSTTCAVYLLISDNLAEVPELKDMSYEGKDSKLTSYLIIALVSVSTFFLTFIILILAVRFCRRRKPRLLFDGAVAIPSAYFPPNYAEVDGTGTLRSSYNYDAYLTTGSRTSDFKFVRSYNDNTLPAEMTLKKSPDHFMEGSITTLNTTGESIEQKAPNDWRITQNQRPGPSGTYRYHTTTQQRWTPYGKARAGARPEEGGAVAGTGPWPNPPTEAEQLQALMAAANEVSEATATLGPRYNAQFPMQHVPDYRQNVYIPGSTATLTANPQQVPQQALPPAQAMPQVDAPKAAQTPGTKKKSSKKEKK